One window from the genome of Desulforamulus ruminis DSM 2154 encodes:
- the spoIIP gene encoding stage II sporulation protein P, with protein sequence MRSKIFIFTLGIGMMMMGLGVINYLTAGSAVAPAWNEAAVVSQEDVDHVVGTAVKIADEKGNVISQVCRGVVAGDEIINSEGNHYRITRVDKDKAFAKSLGVDKDFLAWNDFLTDDRLAMAAATRKQGTVGVYHTHTDEAYVPTDGTESVPFKGGIYDVGKTLVQRLREKNGTEVAYDKTPHDPHDNAAYQRSRRTAMNLLKQNPMALIDVHRDGIPDPDYYRANVSNEDVSKLRIVVGRQNPNMQANLDFARKMMAYANKVHPKIVKEIFMAKGNYNQDLMPTAILIEAGTHTNTKEEAERGVALFADAVPAVLGIQGGPTAPTGQGPTVTPGGGATGSGAWKAVGWIVGLSLLLGGGFMLMSSGSLKGLREGLAGFGKEFTNYLGPIKKRLVRKPLPGKGRAGKKSTEEANQAAIDHRNDVTED encoded by the coding sequence GTGAGATCTAAAATATTTATTTTTACTTTGGGTATCGGCATGATGATGATGGGTCTGGGAGTGATCAATTATCTGACTGCCGGATCCGCTGTTGCGCCGGCCTGGAACGAGGCTGCGGTGGTATCTCAGGAAGATGTGGACCATGTGGTTGGCACCGCTGTAAAAATTGCGGATGAGAAAGGAAACGTGATTAGTCAGGTATGCCGGGGGGTGGTTGCCGGGGATGAAATTATTAATTCCGAAGGAAACCATTATCGCATAACCAGGGTGGACAAAGATAAAGCCTTTGCCAAGTCCCTGGGTGTGGATAAGGATTTCCTGGCCTGGAATGACTTCTTGACCGACGACCGTTTGGCCATGGCGGCTGCCACACGCAAGCAGGGGACGGTGGGCGTTTACCATACCCACACCGATGAAGCTTATGTTCCCACCGACGGTACGGAAAGTGTTCCCTTTAAAGGAGGCATCTATGATGTGGGCAAAACCCTGGTGCAGAGGCTGAGGGAGAAAAACGGCACCGAGGTTGCTTATGACAAGACACCCCACGATCCCCACGACAATGCCGCTTACCAGAGATCCCGCCGTACGGCTATGAATTTGCTGAAGCAAAACCCCATGGCCCTCATTGATGTACACCGGGACGGCATTCCTGATCCGGATTACTACCGGGCCAATGTTTCCAATGAAGACGTAAGCAAACTACGAATTGTAGTGGGGCGGCAAAATCCCAATATGCAGGCAAACCTTGATTTCGCCAGAAAAATGATGGCCTACGCCAATAAGGTTCATCCCAAAATTGTGAAGGAAATTTTTATGGCTAAGGGCAACTACAATCAGGACCTGATGCCCACCGCCATCTTGATTGAAGCAGGAACCCACACCAATACCAAAGAGGAGGCCGAAAGGGGTGTAGCCCTTTTTGCCGATGCGGTTCCCGCAGTGCTGGGGATACAGGGAGGACCCACCGCCCCTACCGGCCAGGGACCCACTGTAACCCCTGGTGGAGGGGCGACCGGTTCCGGAGCATGGAAGGCCGTGGGTTGGATTGTGGGTCTGTCACTGCTGCTGGGAGGAGGGTTTATGCTGATGAGTTCCGGAAGCTTAAAGGGACTTCGCGAGGGACTGGCGGGTTTTGGCAAGGAGTTTACCAATTACCTGGGTCCTATTAAAAAACGGCTGGTACGGAAGCCATTGCCCGGGAAAGGCAGAGCCGGGAAAAAATCCACTGAGGAGGCCAATCAGGCCGCTATTGACCACAGGAATGATGTTACCGAGGATTAA
- a CDS encoding DUF1614 domain-containing protein, whose translation MDGFPIGLIVLIVVSLLVFFGFAQRALDRMRLSDKGTLAVILALIVGSFINIPIPGTPVPLEINVGGALVPVVLVVYLLVKAGTGKEVSRALIASALTGIAIWFIGSRMMTGLPEPAGHFGFIDVIYVYPIVAAVIAYAVGRSRRSAFIGATLGVILADVANYFYYVQNNATNVTKSIGGAGAFDSIVISGILAILLADIIGEARERLQGGPSSEGKPDALVAGLRKPGFKQKERDEKKADGWEDRKDKAREEGDRSEI comes from the coding sequence ATGGACGGTTTTCCTATAGGACTTATTGTCTTGATTGTTGTTTCTTTGCTGGTTTTCTTCGGATTTGCCCAAAGGGCTTTGGACCGTATGCGGTTGTCCGATAAAGGAACCCTGGCGGTGATCCTGGCTTTGATTGTGGGGAGCTTCATTAATATTCCCATTCCCGGCACACCGGTGCCTCTGGAGATTAATGTGGGTGGCGCCTTGGTGCCGGTGGTGTTGGTGGTCTACCTTTTGGTCAAGGCAGGTACCGGCAAGGAAGTTAGCAGAGCACTCATTGCTTCTGCTTTAACAGGAATTGCCATCTGGTTTATCGGTTCCCGGATGATGACCGGATTGCCCGAACCCGCCGGCCACTTTGGTTTTATTGATGTCATTTATGTTTATCCCATCGTAGCGGCGGTCATTGCCTATGCCGTAGGGCGTTCCCGGAGAAGCGCCTTTATCGGGGCTACGCTGGGCGTGATACTGGCAGATGTGGCCAATTACTTTTATTATGTACAAAACAATGCCACCAATGTCACCAAGAGCATTGGCGGTGCCGGGGCCTTTGATTCCATTGTTATCTCAGGAATACTGGCGATCCTGCTGGCAGACATCATCGGTGAGGCCAGAGAAAGGTTGCAGGGCGGCCCAAGCTCCGAAGGGAAGCCGGATGCTCTTGTGGCCGGACTAAGGAAACCGGGTTTCAAGCAAAAGGAACGGGACGAAAAGAAAGCGGATGGCTGGGAAGACCGTAAAGATAAGGCACGGGAGGAGGGAGACCGTAGTGAGATCTAA
- a CDS encoding YeiH family protein yields MADTKPSGGWSDLYKKEDWWAVWLGLGLVIIAILLWSAGNSIKTIAVSVPEWSEFSTVLAHLGEKFGSYVLLFLVFLAIFSLAVKILGHPLNQFIPGFTFVFVMSVIISVFGAWDMAVKYNLEAPLVALGVGMIISNTLPIPRWLEAALRTEFYVKVGIVLLGATLPFTLIVQAGPLAFGQATLIAVTTFLTIYWAGTRLFGLDRRFAATLGAGGSICGVSASIAIGGAVKAEKQHVSVSISLVVVWAIIMIYSLPILIKIFDIPSGPAGAWIGTSEFADAAGIAAAAAINEQAIATFTLMKVVGRDMFVGIWCFILALISITKWEKREDGTKPDAKEIWYRFPKFVIGFFIASALVTLVITSVDADSAKAITDSVIKPLKTLRTWAFIFCFFAIGLTTRFRELTAVGWRPFAAFTTGVLINVPLGYILSVLVFGSYWMSVQ; encoded by the coding sequence ATGGCTGACACAAAACCCAGCGGTGGGTGGTCCGACCTATATAAAAAGGAAGATTGGTGGGCTGTGTGGCTGGGACTTGGGCTTGTAATTATTGCCATTCTACTATGGTCTGCAGGCAATTCCATTAAAACCATTGCCGTGAGTGTTCCGGAATGGTCGGAATTTAGTACTGTTTTAGCACACCTGGGTGAAAAATTCGGCTCTTACGTGCTGTTATTTCTGGTATTCCTGGCGATTTTTTCTTTAGCCGTTAAAATTTTAGGCCATCCATTAAATCAGTTTATTCCGGGCTTTACCTTTGTCTTTGTTATGAGCGTCATTATTTCTGTTTTTGGCGCCTGGGACATGGCGGTGAAATACAATTTGGAAGCACCTCTGGTGGCCCTGGGCGTAGGAATGATCATCAGCAATACCCTGCCCATTCCCAGATGGCTGGAGGCCGCCTTGCGAACAGAATTCTATGTAAAAGTGGGTATTGTATTGTTGGGCGCCACCCTCCCCTTTACCTTAATTGTTCAAGCCGGTCCCTTGGCCTTTGGACAAGCAACCCTGATTGCGGTAACCACCTTCCTGACCATCTATTGGGCCGGCACCCGCCTCTTTGGCCTGGACCGGCGATTTGCGGCTACTCTGGGCGCCGGCGGCTCCATTTGCGGCGTATCGGCTTCCATCGCCATTGGAGGTGCTGTTAAAGCGGAAAAGCAGCACGTGTCGGTTTCCATTTCCCTGGTGGTTGTTTGGGCTATTATTATGATTTATTCACTGCCGATTCTCATTAAAATCTTTGACATTCCCTCCGGGCCCGCCGGAGCCTGGATCGGAACTTCGGAGTTTGCCGATGCGGCGGGCATTGCTGCGGCGGCTGCCATCAACGAACAGGCTATTGCAACCTTTACTTTAATGAAGGTGGTTGGCCGGGATATGTTTGTGGGTATCTGGTGTTTTATCCTGGCCCTGATCTCCATTACTAAATGGGAAAAGCGCGAAGACGGAACCAAGCCGGATGCCAAAGAAATTTGGTATCGGTTCCCCAAGTTTGTGATTGGCTTCTTTATCGCCTCCGCTTTGGTAACGCTGGTTATTACCTCCGTGGATGCCGATAGCGCCAAGGCCATTACCGACAGCGTTATTAAACCCTTGAAGACCTTGCGAACCTGGGCCTTTATCTTCTGTTTCTTCGCCATCGGCCTCACCACCCGCTTCAGAGAGCTGACCGCCGTTGGCTGGAGACCCTTTGCCGCCTTTACCACCGGTGTACTGATTAACGTGCCTTTGGGTTACATCTTATCCGTACTGGTTTTTGGCAGCTATTGGATGTCTGTACAATAA
- a CDS encoding S1 RNA-binding domain-containing protein, translating to MRNGDKGAVIVGAFVQLEPGVEGLVHISHLADRHVAKPDEVVREGEEVNVKVLSVDPVEKRIRLSIREVNSEGRPAREPRQNKQETAPVVEENKEENGPTLGDVFGDMFKQEEK from the coding sequence ATGCGTAACGGTGACAAAGGGGCGGTCATAGTTGGCGCCTTTGTTCAATTGGAGCCGGGGGTTGAGGGACTGGTTCACATTTCTCACCTGGCGGACCGTCATGTGGCTAAGCCCGATGAGGTGGTCCGCGAAGGCGAAGAGGTTAATGTGAAGGTCCTCAGTGTGGATCCTGTGGAAAAACGCATCCGTCTTTCCATTCGCGAGGTGAACAGTGAAGGCCGCCCGGCCCGGGAGCCCCGCCAGAACAAGCAGGAAACAGCACCGGTTGTTGAAGAGAACAAAGAAGAAAACGGACCCACCCTGGGAGATGTCTTTGGCGACATGTTTAAACAGGAAGAAAAATAA